One window of Saccharomyces mikatae IFO 1815 strain IFO1815 genome assembly, chromosome: 8 genomic DNA carries:
- the SFB3 gene encoding Sfb3p (similar to Saccharomyces cerevisiae SFB3 (YHR098C); ancestral locus Anc_5.400) codes for MSQQNILAASVSALSLDDSAAHTVGTGTSSKKSRRPHRAYHNFSSGTVPTMSNSPYTTPQLNQQDGFQEPQVFTPKQFGGLGFNNGSGSVMSTPVMVSQEQFGGSEASSPYGQPIPDMTAPQPTSHIVPTQRFEDQAQYSQRSFETCKDSVPPLPTTQFYCVDQGSCDPHLMSLSMYNIPESEHLRAATKLPLGVTIQPFSSLTPNDAEVPTVPLPIDGTPLRCRRCRAYANPKFQFTYDSGVVCNICRVKMQVPAEHFAPMGPNGQRSDLNEKLELLRGTVDFLVPSIYNAIQNKKPLPLHYVFLIDVSLLANENGSSLAMVEGVRSCIEYIADFQPNCEVAIIVYDNKLRFFNLRPELDNAQEYIVSELDDVFLPFYTGLFVKPGNSMKIINDTLIKISSYISSDKYSHVPQVCYGSALQAAKLALDTVTGGQGGKIICSLNSLPTIGNGNLSLKRDNAHIAHVKCDNGFYKKLASDFLQSYISLDLYVTNAGFIDMATVGHPVEMTSGILKYYPHFQQEADAFTLVNDMVTNVSNIVGYQALLKVRCSTGLSVEQYYCDSSDNTDHDPIIPVLTRDTTLDVLLKYDSKIKTGTDVHFQTALLYTDVDGVRKVRSINTSGAVSNNIREIFKFINQNPVMRIMIKDVIKSLGDCDFVKIRRLIDDKMVEILTQYRGLVSSNSSTQLILPDSIKTLPAYMLAFEKSELMKPNTQSTRGNERIYDLLKYDSLNQAQLCFKLYPQIMPFHVLLEETDLTFYDANDKLLQINSSSINNLSVRTTHSNFINGGCYLIFQGDTIYLWFNENTNRMLLQDLLSVDESLPVGQISLFSGTLPETGTSVNQKALNVIKNWQQIVNKSSLPLVLLRPNVDQYYSNVMSQLLCEDKTVNRIESYDNYLVIMHKKIQEKLQKDDFIKVSNAANHENIHQKFVQF; via the coding sequence ATGTCTCAGCAGAATATTTTGGCAGCTAGTGTTTCAGCGCTTTCTCTTGATGACTCTGCTGCGCATACAGTCGGAACAGGAACGTCTTCCAAGAAGAGTAGAAGACCTCATAGGGCATACCATAACTTTTCCTCAGGTACTGTTCCTACTATGAGTAACTCACCTTACACAACACCACAATTGAACCAGCAGGATGGTTTCCAAGAGCCTCAAGTTTTTACCCCAAAGCAGTTTGGTGGACTTGGATTTAACAACGGTTCAGGATCCGTTATGTCTACGCCAGTAATGGTGAGCCAAGAACAATTTGGCGGGAGTGAAGCCTCCTCGCCATATGGTCAGCCTATTCCTGACATGACTGCACCTCAACCTACTTCTCACATTGTTCCAACtcaaagatttgaagacCAAGCACAATACTCACAAcgatcttttgaaacttgTAAGGACTCAGTGCCTCCTTTACCCACTACACAGTTTTACTGTGTAGACCAGGGTTCATGTGACCCCCATTTGATGAGTTTGTCCATGTACAATATTCCCGAAAGTGAACACTTGAGGGCCGCTACCAAACTTCCACTTGGAGTAACCATCCAACCTTTTTCTAGTTTGACACCCAATGATGCGGAAGTCCCTACAGTTCCATTACCGATAGATGGTACGCCCTTGCGTTGTAGACGTTGTCGTGCCTATGCAAATCCTAAATTTCAGTTCACTTATGATTCGGGTGTTGTTTGTAATATCTGTAGGGTTAAGATGCAAGTTCCGGCAGAGCATTTTGCACCCATGGGACCCAACGGGCAAAGGAGTGATTTGAACGAAAAATTAGAATTATTGCGGGGAACCGTTGATTTCTTGGTGCCAAGTATTTACAATGCTATTCAAAATAAGAAACCTTTACCGTTGCATTACGTGTTCTTAATTGATGTTTCGTTGCTAGCTAATGAAAACGGGAGCTCTTTGGCTATGGTGGAAGGTGTTAGGTCATGTATTGAGTATATTGCAGATTTCCAGCCAAATTGTGAGGTAGCTATAATTGTTTATGATAATAAATTGAGATTCTTCAATCTGAGACCAGAGTTAGACAATGCGCAAGAATATATTGTGAGTGAATTGGATGATGTCTTCTTACCGTTTTATACTGGTCTATTCGTCAAACCTGGCAACTCGATGAAAATCATTAATGACACCTTGATAAAAATCAGTAGTTACATCTCCTCCGATAAGTATAGCCATGTGCCACAGGTTTGTTATGGTTCTGCTTTACAAGCTGCAAAGTTGGCGTTGGATACAGTGACCGGTGGCCAAGGTGGTAAAATTATTTGTTCTTTGAATAGTTTACCAACAATTGGCAACGGTAACTTGTCATTGAAAAGAGATAACGCCCACATCGCTCATGTTAAATGTGATAATGGATTTTACAAGAAATTAGCATCTGATTTTTTACAATCTTACATTTCTCTGGATTTGTATGTGACCAATGCTGGATTTATTGATATGGCTACTGTGGGCCACCCTGTGGAGATGACTTCCGGTATCTTAAAGTATTACCCACATTTTCAACAAGAGGCAGATGCGTTCACTTTAGTCAATGACATGGTAACGAATGTTTCTAATATTGTGGGATATCAAGCCTTATTAAAAGTACGTTGTTCTACTGGTCTGTCTGTGGAACAGTACTATTGTGACTCATCTGATAACACTGATCATGATCCAATCATTCCGGTGTTGACTAGAGATACCACATTGGATGTTTTACTAAAATATGACAGTAAAATCAAAACAGGAACTGatgttcattttcaaacGGCGTTGTTGTACACTGACGTTGATGGTGTCAGAAAAGTTCGTTCTATAAACACATCAGGTGCGGTATCGAATAACATTCGCgaaattttcaagttcATAAACCAAAACCCCGTTATGAGAATAATGATCAAAGATGTTATAAAGTCTCTAGGTGATTGTGATTTTGTAAAGATCAGAAGATTGATTGACGACAAGATGGTGGAAATATTGACGCAGTACAGAGGGTTGGTTAGCAGTAATTCATCAACACAATTGATTTTACCCGATTCCATAAAAACTTTGCCAGCTTACATGTtagcatttgaaaaaagcgAATTAATGAAACCAAACACTCAAAGTACTCGTGGTAATGAACGAATTTATGATTTATTGAAATATGATTCATTAAACCAAGCACAACTTTGCTTCAAGCTTTACCCACAGATCATGCCATTTCATGTATTATTGGAAGAAACAGATTTGACCTTTTACGATGCTAACGATAAGTTATTACAAATCAACTCCAGCTCTATAAATAATCTATCTGTAAGAACCACACACTCCAATTTTATCAATGGTGGTTGCTACCTAATTTTTCAAGGTGACACTATTTATCTATGGTTTAACGAGAACACTAATAGAATGCTCTTACAAGATTTGTTGTCTGTAGATGAATCGTTGCCTGTTGGCCAAATTTCGCTATTTAGTGGAACATTGCCTGAGACGGGCACTAGCGTTAATCAAAAGGCATTGAATGTTATTAAGAACTGGCAACAAATAGTCAACAAGTCTTCATTGCCGTTGGTGTTATTGAGGCCCAACGTCGACCAGTACTACAGTAACGTAATGAGTCAATTGCTTTGTGAGGACAAGACTGTCAACCGAATCGAATCATATGACAACTACTTGGTGATAAtgcataaaaaaattcaagaaaaacttcaaaaggATGATTTCATTAAAGTTTCCAATGCTGCAAATCATGAAAACAtacatcaaaaatttgtacAATTTTGA